The Ferrimonas balearica DSM 9799 genome includes the window CCGCACCCGCCACGATCAGCGCAGTAGCACGGTTGGGGGCACCGTCGTTACGCAGCATAAAGGGCATCGCCATGCTGCCCAGCGCCACCGGGGCGGCCAGCATCAGCACGTGCAGGTAGTCCTGCGCCAGCGCCAGCACATTGCCTTCGGCATTCTGTATCGCCAGTCCCGGTTCACCCAGCACCCACAGCAGGCCAGTGGCGGCCAGCGCCATCAGGGCCATCAGCACCAGACCATTACCAAGCTGGGCACGTGCCCGCGCCAGCTTGCCCTCTCCCCGCGACAACGAGCTGAGCGCCCCGGCGCCCACCCCCACCATCATACCCAGGCCATACAGCACCCCGGCGATGGGCCAGGCCACATTAATGGCAGCCAGACCATCGGCCCCGATGTAACGGCCGATAAAGATCCCATCCACCAGCTGATACAGACCACTGACCAGCATCGCCGCCACTGTCGGCAGCACATAACGCCAGAACTGACGGTTCACGTCCTGACGGCTCAGATTTGCGGACATCCGCACCTCATTTAATTAGAAAGGCTAACTATTTGGTCGAAAAAAAACTCAGTCGCGCCCTACCATCCGCGCCAGCAAGGCGGACAACGCCGCCTGTTCGTCCTGGCTCAGGCGCCCCAACCGCTCATCCAGCAGGCGGCTGTACAGCTCGCGATCCTGCGCCAGCATCCCCTCTCCGGCCTCGGTCAGTCGCAGCAGAATGGCGCGGCCATCCTGGTCACTGCGACCACGACTGACCAGCCCTTTACGCTCCAGCCGCTGGCACATGGTGCTGGCGCTGGGTTTGGCCACCCGCATCATCTCGGCCAGATCAGACAGGCGTAGACAGCCTGCCTCTTCCAGCGTTTGCAGGTAGTCGTATTCGGTGTAGCTGAGACTGTGGCCACTCGGGTCGCCCTCTTCCCGCCAGCGGCGGGTGACGTAGCGCTCCAGTGCCATCAGTGACTGATCAATTCGCATGTGGGAAATATTATTAGCCTTACTAACTAAATGCCAGTCCTACCAGTCGAGACCCTGTTGCGCCTTAATGCCCGCCTCAAAGGCGTGCTTGACCGGCGCAATCTCGGAGACGGTATCCGCCAGCTCCAGCAGACGGCGATGGCAGTTGCGACCGGTGATCACCACATGCTGATGTTCCGGCCGTGCCTCGATGGCGGCTACCACGGTGTCCACATCCAGATAGTGCAGGCTGAGCATGTAGGTGAGTTCATCCAGCAGCACCATATCGACAGCCGGGTTGGCCAGGTCCTGCGCCACCGCCGCCCACACCGCTTCGGCGGCGCGGGTGTCGCCCTCCCGGTCCTGGGTGTTCCAGGTAAAACCGGTTTTCATGATGTGAAACGGCACCCCCAGTTTCTCCAGCACATTGCGCTCACCGCAGGGCCACTCCCCCTTGATAAACTGCGCCACCGCGCAGTTAAGGCCGTGGCCCACCGCCCTGAGCACGGTGCCAAAACCGGCGGTGGATTTGCCTTTGCCGTTGCCAGTAAGCACTAGCACCAGGCCGCGCTCCACCTGAGCTTCTGCCACCTTGGCGTCCACCACTTCTTTGAGTCGCTGCTGGCGGGCTTTGTGTTTGTCCTGGTCCCTCTGGCTCATGCGCTACTCCGTGTTTATCTCAATGAAACTTGCACTTGGGGTTGGATATACTGGGGCCTTGACCCTGACTCGTCCAGAGCCGCGATGGATTCCATTATTGATATTCCCTGGTGGCAGTTGGCCGCCTTTGCCACCATCCTGGCGCTGCCTTTGTGGCTGAATCATCACTTCCGGATCGGCCACGGCCGCACCACGCTGGTGGCCTTTGCCCGCATGACCGCCCAGCTTGCGCTGGTGGGCGTCTACCTCAAGTTTGTGTTCAACCACGACAGTCTGCTGCTCAACCTGGCCTGGCTGACGGTGATGATGCTGGTGGGCGCCAGCGCCATCCTCGGAAACAGCAACCTGCGCCATCGCCAGCTGGTACTGCCGGTGCTCGCTGGCATGGTGTTGTCGCTGCTGCCGGTGCTCGGCCTGCTGCTGCTTGGCCTGCTGCAACCGGCGCCCTGGTACAGCGCCCAGTACCTGATCCCGCTGGCGGGGATGCTGCTCGGCAACACCCTCAGTGGCAACGTGGTGGCGTTGCGGAGCTACTTCGGCGCCCTGAAAAACGACTTCAGCCTGTATGAGGGTGCACTGGCCCTGGGCTGTACGCCTCGCTATGCCGCCCGCCCCTTTGTTCAAGAGGCGATTCGCCAGGCACAGGCGCCGCAGCTGGCCAACATCACCGCCACCGGCTTGGTGACGCTGCCCGGCATGATGACCGGCCAGATCCTCGCGGGCACCGACCCCCATGTCGCCATTAAGTATCAGCTGGTGATCATGATTGCCATCTACGTGATGCTGAGCCTGTCGGTCACCATCACCCTGTTGCTGGGCCAGCGCGCCATACTCGCCCCCACCGGAAAGGTGTTGGTCCCCCTGCCCCGGGAGGATTGAGGGACACATTAATGGGCCCTAGCGTGGGCTTACAGCCCACAGGCAAAACCCCATTCCGAGCCGCCGTGGGCAAAATGCCCACGCTACGAATCCTCCCCTACGAGTCCCCATGTTCTCGCCGTAGCGTGGGCTTACAGCCCACGAGCCGAACTCAACGACGAGCACCCGTGGGCAAATTGCCCACGCTACGAATCCTCCCCTACGAGCCCCCATGTTCTCGCCGTAGCGTGGGCTTACAGCCCACGAGCCGAACTCAACGACGAGCGCCCGTGGGCAAATTGCCCAGGTCACGATGGCGGGCCAATCACCGACATAAAAAAAACGCCCCCGGAGAGCCGGGGGCGTTTCGTTTTGGCTCGGCGTGAGCTTAGGCCACGATGTTGAAGATCCAACCACCGCCGATGGCCATCACCAGAATGGTGAACACGAAGGCCAGCAGCAGCGGCCAGCGGAACAGGCGCTTGAGCATGATCAGTTCCGGGATGCTGGCGCCGCCGGAGCCGATGGTCAGAGCCATTACCGCCCCCAGGCTGACGCCCTTGGCCACCAGCGAGCCCACCAACGGCAGCAGCGCCTCCACCCGGATGTACAGCGGGATACCAATCACTGCCGCCACCGGCACGGCCCACGGGTTGTCGGCACCGGCCACCTGGGCAAAGAAGTCACTCGGCACAAAGCCGTGCACCAGCGCGCCAATGGCCATCGCCAACGCCATGTAGGGCAGCATGCTGCGGTACAGGCTCAGCCCCTCTCGACCCGCTTTACGCCAGTCGATCTTGGTCTTGGTTTTCACTTGCGCTTGCGCCGCACTGTCACCACAGCAGCCGCTGGCCGGAGTCGGTTCAGCCGTACCACAACAGCCTTCGGCCACCACTGGCGTCATCCGCTGGAACACCGGGGCCACCGGTTCACTGGCGCAGCAGCTTTGGGCTTTGGCTTCCACTTTCGGCGCGCAGCAGCTCTGTTCAGCCGCATCTGCGGGGACCGCTTTGGCGCTGTCGCAGCAGCTGGTCTGGGCGGCCGGGTCTTCCAGCAACTCCGCTTTGATGTAGCGTTCGAAGCCCAGAGCCTGCAGCAGCATGCCCGCCACAATGGCCACGGTCAGCGCCAGCAGCGCGTAGATCAGGGTGATTTTGGCACCAAATACCGGCAGGAACAGCGCGATCACCAGCGGGTTCAGCAGCGGCGAGGTGATCAGGAAGGTCATGGTCGGGCCAAAACCGGCACGGGCCTTCAACAAACCGATCAGCATCGGAATGGTGGAGCAGCTGCAAAACGGGGTCAGGCCACCGAGGCCCGCCGCCATAAAGTAGCCACGGCCACCACGGCCACCCAGCAGGGCCTGGATCTTCTCCTTGGGCAGCTTCTGGTTGATCACGCCCACCAGCGAGCTGATCACCAGAAACAGAATGGAGATCTCCGCCATCAGGTAGACGAACATGGAGAGTGCGGAGAGCAACTGGTCGCTCATCGACCCGTTATGGGCCAGAAAATCGGGATTCATAATATCCACCTTTCTAAAATATTCGAAATATAGAGCAGAGAAACACCCGCACAGACGCTTCTCTAAAGGTAATCGTTACAGGGTGCAGCACTCGGAAGTCAGAAACGCCATCAACTCATCCAGCGATTCCATACGGGCTTTGCAGTAGAGGGTACGGCCATCACGGATCTGCTCCACCAGACCCGCCGCCACCAGTCGACTGATGTGATGCGAGAGGGTGGAACCGGGAATGTCCAGGTGGGATTGGATCTCCCCCACACTCAACCCCTGACGGTTGCCACGAACCAGCAAACGGAAGATCGCCAGCCGGGTTTCATGCCCCAACTCCGACAAACGCTTTACTGCCAGGTCATCGCCGATCATCTGCTGTTCCTCATTTCACTGTTGCCAACAATTCTATATTTATCGAAATGTCCGTCAAGCGTTTTTCTCACCACCCCAGTCCACTCGCGCATTGTTACTTGTTTGTTATCAGCGTGAGCCGTACCATGTCACAAACTGCGTTCGCTTCCAACTGCCTAATAATGATTAAAAACCTTTCCAGAAGTAGGGAATTATTGGGGCGCTGACAACAACAAAAATGAGGGTTAAAGATGAGGTATCCACTGCTCGCTTCTGCCGTTCTACTGGCACTGACCGGATGCGGATCCGGCTCTGATTCCGACTCCGGCAACACCCCTGACCCAACGCCCCAGCCCACACCCAATACCGCCCCCACCCTCTCGCTCAGCCAATACACCACCGCCGAAGACACCCCCTTTAGCCTGTCCCTGGCGGATCTGGTCAGCGATGTGGATGGCGACAACATTAGCCTCAGCGTCGAAGCCTGCGGCGACCAGCTCAGCTGCCAACTGTCCGGTACCACCCTGACCCTGACCCCCGCCGACGACTATCACGGTGAGCAAAGCGTGCGTTTGAGCGCCAGTGACGGCGAAGCCAGCACCAGCGCCGAACTGACCCTGACGGTGGAAGCGGTGAACGACGCGCCGCTGCTGGCCGTCAGCGACCAACAAGTAGAGGAAGATGGCAGCCTGACCCTCGATTTGGCCAGCTGGATCAGCGATGTGGATGGCGATGCCCTGACGCTTTCGGTGGCCAGCTGCGCCGCCAACATCGACTGCGCGCTGGACAACACCAGCCTGACCCTCACCCCTGCCGCCGACCATTTCGGCGACAGCCACTCCATCGGCCTGACGGTGACTGACGCCGCCAACGCCAGTACCAGCGCCAGCTTTAATCTGACGGTCAGTGGCGTCAATGACGCGCCCCAATGGCAGGCCATCGCAGCTCAGACCCTGCAATATGACCAATCCCTGACCCTCGACCTGACCCGCCATATCGCCGATGCCGACAACGACAGTCTGAGCTTCAGCGTGGTCAGCTGCGATAACCTGCAGTGCCAGTTGAACGGCAGCGAACTGACCCTCAGCGCCCCGGCCGAAGCGGGTGTCACCTATCCGCTCACCCTGCGTGCCACCGACGGCAGCGACGAGGTGGACACCGCGCTGCAGGTGGCGATCACCAAAGTGCCGGTGGATGCCATTGCGGGTGTGCAGTTCTTCCCGCCCTACAACGGCCTGACCGGCGTGGACAACGTCACCCTGTCGCTGCACAGCGAACAGGACCTGACGCAACTGACCATCAACGGCGAAGTCATCACGCTGGAGAACCCGCGCCAGTGGCAGCAAAACTTCCCGCTGCAGATGGGTGACACCCTGTTTACTGTGGTGCTGGAAACCGCCACCGAAACCCTGTCGCTGACAAAAACCGTCCGTTACCAAGGCGATCTCCACCAGGGCAGTGCCGACCTGACCTACCTCGGTGACCGCACCGTATTGGTGGACGACTACCGTGCAGGTGCCCTGGTCGCCTTTGACCTCGACACTCGCGAGACCACCGCCTACCCCAGCGATCGGCTAACCGGCATGAATATCGACTTCCTCGACTGGTATGTCGCGCTGGACTCCGAGCGCTTGCTGGGCAGTGCCTGGGACCAGGATGCCGCTGCCAACAAACTGGTGGAAGTGAACCTCACCGACCTGACCATCACCGAGCGCTACAACCTGAGCAATGTGCCGGTACAGGTCAGCCATCTGACCGCCTCCACCGACGCCAGCCTGGTGTACTTCGTCTTTGACAACTCGCGCCAGGACCCGAACACCGGTGCCTGGTACCCGGTGGAGGAGTTCTACCAATTTGAGGTGGCGACCAACACCCTGACTCTGCTGGCCGACACCGCCCAGGTGGACGACGATGGCCCACTGACCCGGGTACGCGGCATGATCCTCGATGAAACGAATGATCGCCTGCTGATGGTCAATCAAAATTACTCCGACCCGGCAGCACGACTGTTGGCATTGCCGTTATCCGGGCCGGATGAGGGACGACTGGTGGAACTCACCCCCTCCTCCGACCCGGGCTGCCTCGACTTCGCGGCACAGGAGTACTATGAACTTCGTAACGTGCGGGATGGCAAGTGGCTGATGGTGATGCAAAACGATAATTGGGCCAGCTATCAGCTGGATATCAACACCCTCTGCCTGACCGAGCACCACCGGGTGCCGGAATCGCTGCTGCTCAACCGCGAATCCCTGCAGGGCATCGATGTAAACCCGCTGACCGGTGAAATCCTGCTGGGCTTCTATCCCGGCCCCATCGTCTATCAGCCCGAGACCGACAGCTACCGTGGCGCCGAAGCGGCAGGCTTTGCCGGCGAGCCGTGGAACATTCAGGAACCCACCGCGATTCACTACCGCGCAGACACTCATCAAATCGTCTACGGCGATGACCAGTTCCTGATGCAGCTTGACCTGCAAACCGGCGAAGTGACCCAGCTTGCACAGTTGCGCGACAACATTCTCAAGCTGGAGTGGGACGAGGCCAGCCAGCGCTACTACCTCTACGACGAGTACGATGGCTTGCTCGCCTATGACGTAGCGGGTGAACAGCTGGTCACCTTGGTGGAAGAAGCCAGCGGCCAGCACTTCAGCTATCCAGCCCTGGCCAGCGATGGCCAGCTCTACTATGTCGACAGTGACGTGCTGAACCGCATCAACCCGGAGACGCTGGAGATCAACACCGTCTCCCCCCACGATGACGCGGCCGGGTTCAGAAGCATCACCTCCCTGCATCTCGATGAACCCAACAACCGGGCGATCATCAGCGTGAGCAGCGGTGGCGACACCACCTATATCGGCCTCGACCTTGATAGCGGCGTCCGCACCATCCTGTTGCCGGAATCCGACCTGAACGACGGCGACTACAACATCCTAAGCGCTGACGGCTCTCTCATGTGGTACTTCGATTGGGCCAATGATCAGGTCATGTCGCTGAACCTGGACACCCAGGCCATCACCCCGGTCACGCCGGCCAGCACCAACCACTACAAGCTTGGTGACCCCACCGGCCTGTTCCGCCTGAGCGATGACATACTGCTGATGGGCGATGACGACTTTGGCGGCTTCTGGATGATCAACCTGACCACCGACGAAAAGCTGCTGTATCGCTAAGGTCGGTTGAAATCGAAACAAAAAAGGCGCCCCTATGGGCGCCTTTTGTTTGCTGTGGAGCCAAACGTAGCGTGCGCCTGTGGCGCACGAACTGAACGAGACAATGGCAACGTACGCCCCAAAGCGGACAGTCGGCCCAGTTCCGCGAGTGACCGGTTTGTGCCCAAAGACGACGGATGGCCTTGGCCAAAGGGATGACCGCTTTGGGGCGCTTAATGTCATGACTGTACCTCATCGCCATCGTGATCGCTCACATCAAATCACTTCCATTTTCTGGATTGGCGCTGTACCCTGCGCACCCTGTTTCTCCTCGCTTCTGTACCCTGCGTACCCTTCGCACCCTGTGCGCTTGGACTGGTGGCGGTACTCAATCCGCGTAACGAATAAATAAGTACAATCACAAGTGTAGAAAATCAAAGAATGTTTGACAGCGCAATCGCCGCCCAAATGCTTAAGGCAGCAGGCATTACACGCTCTGAATTCGCAGAGCAGATGGGAATCCCCCTGACCACCCTATCCTCATATTTAGCACCGCCATCTGCAGTGAAACATCGTATGCCTCCTCTTGCTTTAGGCGAATCGATGATTGCACGCCTGAAGCAGCATTGTCCGAAACAACCGTCAGACACTCCGGAATTTGATGCTTTTATCGCCGGCCTGACCATTGATGAAAACAGTAAGGCAAACCTGCGCCA containing:
- a CDS encoding MarR family winged helix-turn-helix transcriptional regulator, with amino-acid sequence MRIDQSLMALERYVTRRWREEGDPSGHSLSYTEYDYLQTLEEAGCLRLSDLAEMMRVAKPSASTMCQRLERKGLVSRGRSDQDGRAILLRLTEAGEGMLAQDRELYSRLLDERLGRLSQDEQAALSALLARMVGRD
- the cobO gene encoding cob(I)yrinic acid a,c-diamide adenosyltransferase, producing the protein MSQRDQDKHKARQQRLKEVVDAKVAEAQVERGLVLVLTGNGKGKSTAGFGTVLRAVGHGLNCAVAQFIKGEWPCGERNVLEKLGVPFHIMKTGFTWNTQDREGDTRAAEAVWAAVAQDLANPAVDMVLLDELTYMLSLHYLDVDTVVAAIEARPEHQHVVITGRNCHRRLLELADTVSEIAPVKHAFEAGIKAQQGLDW
- a CDS encoding ABC transporter permease, encoding MDSIIDIPWWQLAAFATILALPLWLNHHFRIGHGRTTLVAFARMTAQLALVGVYLKFVFNHDSLLLNLAWLTVMMLVGASAILGNSNLRHRQLVLPVLAGMVLSLLPVLGLLLLGLLQPAPWYSAQYLIPLAGMLLGNTLSGNVVALRSYFGALKNDFSLYEGALALGCTPRYAARPFVQEAIRQAQAPQLANITATGLVTLPGMMTGQILAGTDPHVAIKYQLVIMIAIYVMLSLSVTITLLLGQRAILAPTGKVLVPLPRED
- a CDS encoding permease, whose amino-acid sequence is MNPDFLAHNGSMSDQLLSALSMFVYLMAEISILFLVISSLVGVINQKLPKEKIQALLGGRGGRGYFMAAGLGGLTPFCSCSTIPMLIGLLKARAGFGPTMTFLITSPLLNPLVIALFLPVFGAKITLIYALLALTVAIVAGMLLQALGFERYIKAELLEDPAAQTSCCDSAKAVPADAAEQSCCAPKVEAKAQSCCASEPVAPVFQRMTPVVAEGCCGTAEPTPASGCCGDSAAQAQVKTKTKIDWRKAGREGLSLYRSMLPYMALAMAIGALVHGFVPSDFFAQVAGADNPWAVPVAAVIGIPLYIRVEALLPLVGSLVAKGVSLGAVMALTIGSGGASIPELIMLKRLFRWPLLLAFVFTILVMAIGGGWIFNIVA
- a CDS encoding ArsR/SmtB family transcription factor — encoded protein: MIGDDLAVKRLSELGHETRLAIFRLLVRGNRQGLSVGEIQSHLDIPGSTLSHHISRLVAAGLVEQIRDGRTLYCKARMESLDELMAFLTSECCTL
- a CDS encoding tandem-95 repeat protein, translated to MRYPLLASAVLLALTGCGSGSDSDSGNTPDPTPQPTPNTAPTLSLSQYTTAEDTPFSLSLADLVSDVDGDNISLSVEACGDQLSCQLSGTTLTLTPADDYHGEQSVRLSASDGEASTSAELTLTVEAVNDAPLLAVSDQQVEEDGSLTLDLASWISDVDGDALTLSVASCAANIDCALDNTSLTLTPAADHFGDSHSIGLTVTDAANASTSASFNLTVSGVNDAPQWQAIAAQTLQYDQSLTLDLTRHIADADNDSLSFSVVSCDNLQCQLNGSELTLSAPAEAGVTYPLTLRATDGSDEVDTALQVAITKVPVDAIAGVQFFPPYNGLTGVDNVTLSLHSEQDLTQLTINGEVITLENPRQWQQNFPLQMGDTLFTVVLETATETLSLTKTVRYQGDLHQGSADLTYLGDRTVLVDDYRAGALVAFDLDTRETTAYPSDRLTGMNIDFLDWYVALDSERLLGSAWDQDAAANKLVEVNLTDLTITERYNLSNVPVQVSHLTASTDASLVYFVFDNSRQDPNTGAWYPVEEFYQFEVATNTLTLLADTAQVDDDGPLTRVRGMILDETNDRLLMVNQNYSDPAARLLALPLSGPDEGRLVELTPSSDPGCLDFAAQEYYELRNVRDGKWLMVMQNDNWASYQLDINTLCLTEHHRVPESLLLNRESLQGIDVNPLTGEILLGFYPGPIVYQPETDSYRGAEAAGFAGEPWNIQEPTAIHYRADTHQIVYGDDQFLMQLDLQTGEVTQLAQLRDNILKLEWDEASQRYYLYDEYDGLLAYDVAGEQLVTLVEEASGQHFSYPALASDGQLYYVDSDVLNRINPETLEINTVSPHDDAAGFRSITSLHLDEPNNRAIISVSSGGDTTYIGLDLDSGVRTILLPESDLNDGDYNILSADGSLMWYFDWANDQVMSLNLDTQAITPVTPASTNHYKLGDPTGLFRLSDDILLMGDDDFGGFWMINLTTDEKLLYR